Part of the Halopseudomonas maritima genome, CAAACCCGGCAACGCTTGCGCTACAGCTCCGACCTGGCCGATGCCGTCGCGCAGGCCGATCTGGTGATTGAAGCCGTGCCTGAAATCCCTGAAGTCAAGGCCCAGGTCTACCGCGAGATGGCAGCGCTATTGCAGCCGCACTGCCTGATTGCCACCAATTCATCCACGTTGTTACCAAGCCAGTTTGCCGACGCCACCGGACGCCCCGCACAGTACTGTGCGCTGCATTTTGCCAACCTGATCTGGGCAATGAACGTAGCCGAGGTAATGGCACACGCCGATACCAGCGAGCACACTTTGCGCAGCATCGCCGCCTTTGCCATTGAGATCGGCATGGTACCGATTCCGATCCAGAAGCCCCAGAACGGCTACGTCATCAACTCCCTGCTGGTGCCCTTGCTCGGCGCAGCACAAAGCCTGATTACCAATGGCGTGTCCACGCCGGAAATGGTGGACCGAACCTACATGATCACCAATCGAGGTGTCGCCTTGGGGCCCTTTGGCATGATGGACGTGATTGGCATGAAAACCTGTTACGACGTGCTCAGCTATTGGGGCCACCAGAACAGGGATGAACAGACCCTGAAGAACGCTGCCTACATCAAGGAGCACATGATTGATCAGGGCAAGATGGGGCTGCAAACGGGCTGCGGTTATTACAGTTACCCGAATCCGGCCTACGCTGCGCCGGACTTTCTTGCCCCGCCGGGGCTCGATGCGGTCGACGACATCGTTCGCCTGACGCTACCGCGTAAAAACTAGCTGCCACGCTGCGGGCTGGCTGACAGCTCAGCCCGTTTCGGCTGGGCTCTGCGCCTGGGCGTCTGCCGGGTCTGTCAGCCACATAAACAGCAGCGCGCAGGCCGGCATCAGACCGCCCAGCACTGAAGCCGCCAGCCAGCCGCCGCTAACATAGGCCCAGGCGCCCGCCGCCGAGCCCAATGCGCCCCCCACAAAAAAGGTAGCCATGTAGATGGCGTTCAAGCGGCTGCGCTCAGCCTCACCCAGTGCATAAATCAGCCGTTGGCCCAGCACCACGTTGCCCGAGACACCCAGGTCCAGCAGCACTGCAGCGAGCACCAGCAGCGCCAGCGACAAGCCGGAGCCTGGAGCACTGAGGTGTGTAATGGCGAACGCCACGATCACCGAGAGCATTGCGACAACGGTGGCCGGTCGCGTCAGACCGTGGTCTGCCAGTCGCCCTGCAACCGGCGCGGAAATGGCGCCGGCTACACCTGCCAGCGCGAAGAGCGCGATACCCGATTGCGACAACTGAAATTGCGGGCCCGCCAGCAACAGCGGCGTCGTGGTCCAGAACACGCTGAAGGCACCAAACATCATGGCTTGATAGAAGGCGCGGCGTTGTAATACCGGTGTGCTGATGGCCAGCCGCCCCATTGAACGCAACAATGCCAGGTAACCCATGCTGGCGGTGGGTATCCGCTGTGGCAGCACGCGCTGCATTACCAATACCAGCACCACCATTACGATGGCAGACAAGGCAAACACCCAGCGCCAGGAACCCAGCACGTCGGTAATCATGCTCGACACCGGGCGGGCCAGCATAATGCCGAACATCAGGCCGCCCATCACGTTACCCACCACCCTGCCCCGGTATGCTGGGCTCGTCAGATGCGCCGACAGTGGCACGATGATCTGCACCGCCACGGCGCCAACGCCGATGACCAGCGAGCACAATAAAAAACTGACTGCCGAGGCAGACAGCGCGGTGCCAAGCAGTGCCAGGGCCAGCAACAGCACCATCGCACTGATCAGCGCCCGGTTCTCCAGGCGGTCGGCCAGTGGAACGATCAGCAGCAGGCCGATAACGTAGCCAATCTGCGTCAAGGTAACGATCAACCCGCTCACCTGTGGGGCCATACCCAGCGACGCGCTGATGGGCCCAACCAACGGCTGAGCGTAGTAAAGGTTTGCCACTATCACGCCGCAGCAGGTGGCTAAAAAGAACATCAACCCGGTGGCGATACCACGGCTGCTCGATACCAGCATGGCGGCTCCTGCAGTCAGATTCGAGAAAGCGACCATGCTACGCGGGTTTGTTCGTGTAATGTCGAACTTTACCCGCTACGGTGGCGAAAACACTGTTGCGCAAAACGTACCTATAGGTTCATCAACATCCGCACGCCGGTGCGTTGCGGGTCTCTCAAGCCGGGCTGGTGAATCAGGCTGGCTGTACCTGCCGAGAGCGCTCTGCTCCCCCGGATAACGAGCCCCGGAGGCTATCAGCGATGGCCACGTCACCGAGGGCTCGGCGTCGGCAGGTAAGACTGGCTTGGCTGGCGCCAAGTGAGGCTAACGTCGTCGATACGCATGGTGGCCTCCTTCGTGGGCATGGATACCTGCCTATATCGCTCGGTGATCTCGGCGCTTTGGCGGCATTGGCCTTTGACCCGGCTGGACTGCTTCCCTATATTGAGCGCCGCCGCGTGTGCGGCATCGTTCTCGGGGCGGGGTGCAACTCCCCACCGGCGGTGATGGAGTTTGCGGTTTTTTCCGCTCTCCCAGCCCGCGAGCGCTCTGCGTGGCAGAGGTCAGCAGATCCGGTGTGATTCCGGAGCCGACGGTGATAGTCCGGATAGGAGAGAACGTGTCGGATGCTGCTTGGCCTGAATGGCCGGTGCAGCCCTGCCCGTTCGCCCTGATTCAATTGCAACCGGAAGTACTCATGAATCAGAGCAAGACGATGACCCAATATGATCCTGCGCAACAGCGCATTGCCTTTATCCATGCATCCTGGCACGCCGATATCGTGCTGCGTTGTCTGGACGGTTTCCGTGAGGAAATCAGCCAGCACGGCTACAGCGCCGAACAGATCGACGTGATCGCGGTGCCAGGTGCCTATGAAATTCCGCTGCAGGCCAAACTGTTGGCCAAGAGTGGTCGCTATGCCGCGATCGCCTGCGCCGGCCTGGTCGTTGATGGCGGTATTTATCGCCACGATTTCGTTGCCAACGCGGTGATCAGCGGCCTGATGCAGGTCCAGCTGGAAACCGAGGTGCCGGTGCTGACGGCAGTGCTTACGCCTCACCATTTCCACGAGCACGCAGAGCACCAGACTTACTACCGCACGCACTTTGTCACCAAGGGCCGCGAGTTGGCCAGTGCGGCAGCAGCAGCCATGCAGCTGCGCTGGGCGGTCTGACCAGAGGCTATACGAGTTGTCTCTGTATGGCGCGGGCCAACAGAGACAACCTGCCCGTACCGTCGCGTTTCAGCTACCGGCGATGCGAAAGCCAATTTGCAGTACCACCTGAAAATGCGCGACCTTGTCGTCAGTTATGTGGCCGCGTGTTTCCTTGACTTCAAACCACTCCATGTAGCGCACGGTCTTGCCGCACTCGGCAATAGCTGCGCGAATCGCGTCATCAGTGCTTTCGGTGGACGAGCCGACAACCTCAACCTTCTTATAAACGTGGTGGTTGGACATTTCAGGTCTCCTTTTATTCTTGTCTGGAGCCTTGAGTATGGCAAAGACCACGGTCACTGCTCGGCGCTTGATTGCAATCTATGAGCAGGAGCATATAATCTCGAATGCTAATCACTATCATTATTTGATAATTCAACGCCAACAGGGAGTTCTACATGGCTGCGCGTTTTCCTTTGCAGGCGCTTGCGCTGGCAATTTCCACCTCATTCCTGCTCACCGCCTGCTCCGAAGGTGAGGAGCCAAAAGCCCCCGAGTCGACTGCTCCGGCAGCCGAAACTGCGCCCGCCGCGGACGCTCCCGTCGAGGCACCTGCTCAAGCTGCCAGCGTTGCGCCTGAAGCCGTAGTTGCTCACTACAGCGATTTGGCCTTAGCGGTATACGAAGATGCGCTGAGCACCGCCAAGGCGCTGAACGAGGCGACCGACGCGTTGATCGCCAACCCCAGCGAAGAAACCCTGGCGGCCGCCAAAGCAGCCTGGCTGCACGCGCGCGTACCCTATCAGCAGTCCGAGGTATTCCGTTTTGGTAATGCCGTTGTTGACGACTGGGAAGGCCAACTGAACGCATGGCCGCTGGACGAGGGGCTGATCGATTACGTCAAGACTGATGACTACCAGCATGCTCTGGGCAATGACGGTGCCAACGCCAATATCATCGCCAACACCGAGCTGACCGTTGGCGGCGAAACCATGGATCTGAGCGAGTTGACCCCTGAGTTGCTGGCCAGTCTGAACGAAGTGGGTGGTTCGGAAGCCAACGTCGCAACGGGCTATCACGCGGTTGAATTTCTGCTGTGGGGCCAAGACCTGCACGGTTTTGAAGCCGGCGCCGGTGAGCGTCAGGCTACCGACTACGCTGCTGGCGATGCCTGCACCAATGGCAACTGCGAGCGCCGCGGTGCTTACCTGGACGCCGTCACCGATCTGCTGGTCAATGACCTGCAGTGGATGGTCGAGCAGTGGAAGCCGGGTGTCGAGGGCAACTATCGTGCCGAGCTGACTGGTCAGGCGCCCTCTGCGGTCTACCAGAAAATGCTGTTTGGCATGGGCTCGCTGTCTTTGGGTGAGCTGGCTGGCGAGCGTATGAAGGTCGCACTCGAGGCCAACTCCTACGAGGACGAGCACGACTGCTTCAGCGACAATACCCACAACTCACACTACTACAACGCCCTGGGCATCCAGAATGTCTACACCGGCTCCTACAAGCGTGTAGACGGCACCGAGCTGAGCGGCGCGTCGCTGGCTGATCTGGTTGCCGACGCCAAACCGGAGCTGAACGAGGCCCTGTCTGCGCAGCTGGAGGCCAGCGTTGCGGCATTGGGTCACATGAAGCAGACCGCCGAGAAGGCAGAAAGCCCGGTGACCTTTGATATGATGATTGCCCCCGACAACACCGAGGGTGCCGAGATCATCAACAACGCCATCGCCGCGCTGGTTGAGCAGACCGGTTCTATCGAGCAGGTTGCTGCTGTGGTGGGTGTCGAGTCCCTTGAACCGGACGATGCTGGTCATCAGTTCTGATTTAGCGGCTTGAACCAAGGCGGCGGACAAGGCAATGGCCCTGTCCGCCGCTTTCGTTGAGCAGGATTGATCTTCGCTGGTACCAGTACCGCGCACAGTGATACAGGCTTTATGCTCTACAATAAATTCAGTGTTTCGACCGCGGTCCTCGCGGTCCTGTTTACTTCCACTTTCTGCCACGCCGCAGAGACTTCCTCCCCCCTGCAGGACACCCCGCTGACCGGCGGTGCCGGTAGCGTCGAGCAGCACGATCACAATGCTTACTCGCTGCCACAGGGTAATCTGCCGATGACGCGTAGACTGGACTTCAGCGTCGGCAACAGTTTTTTTCGTAACCCCTGGGTTGTTGCACCCTCCAGCACCGATGCCCGTGACGGCCTGGGCCCGCTGTTCAACACCAACTCTTGCCAGGGCTGTCACCTGAAGGACGGCCGCGGTCACGCCCCAGCCTCCATCGATACGCCCTCGGTTTCACTGTTCCTGCGGTTGTCTGTACCGGCAGACCCGGAGCGCGATGCGGACTTTTTGCGTGAACATGGACTGGTGCCGGCGCCGGTCTATGGCGGGCAGTTGCAAACCTCGGCCATTCCCGGCATGAAGCCCGAGGCCGACATGATCGTCGAGTGGGAAGCCATCACCCAGACCCTGGCTGACGGCACTGAGGTGGTCATGCGCAAGCCTGTCTACCGCATTGAAAACCCCAACTACGGCCCGCTGCCGGATGACCTGCTGACCTCGCCGCGTGTAGCCCCACCGATGATCGGCCTGGGTCTGCTTGAGGCCATCCCGGAAGACGTGCTGCTCGCCGCTGCCGACCCCGATGATGCCGATGGCGACGGCATTTCCGGTCGTGCCAACCAGGTCTGGGATCGCATGGCAGAGAAGACCGTACTTGGCCGTTTCGGCTGGAAGGCCGGACAGCCGAACGTGCTGCAACAAAGTATGGATGCCTTTGCCGGCGACATGGGGCTTACCTCCAGCGTCGCGCTGTCGACCGACTGTACCCCGCAGCAACAGTGTGAGCGTTTTCCGAATGGCGGCGTGCCGGAAGTCAGCGACAAGGTGGCCGGCTTTATCGAGTTTTACGCCACCAGTCTGGCGGTGCCCACGCGCCGCGATATGGATAGCCCCGAGGTGCAACGCGGCGCCGAGCTGTTCAATCAAATTGGCTGCGCTGCGTGCCACACGCCGACCTACACCACCGGTCAGCATGAGCGCAGCGACCTGAACGAGCAGGTGATCTGGCCCTACACTGATCTACTGCTGCACGACATGGGCCCAGGCCTGGCGGATGGGCGTGATGAGTTTCTGGCAGATGGTACCGAATGGCGCACTCCGCCGCTGTGGGGGCTGGGCCTGACCAAAACAGTCAATCCGCTGGCCGGCTTCCTGCACGACGGCCGCGCCGAAACCGTGGAGCACGCCATTTTGTGGCACGACGGCGAAGCCCGTGCAGCGGCTGATGAATATCGCCTGCTACCAGCCAACGAGCGCGAAGCCCTGCTGCGCTTCCTCAACTCTCTCTAACCGGGATGATCGTTCACATGAAGGCGAAAACCACCCTGCTCCGCCTGCCGCTGGTAACGGCACTGACGCTGGGTCTCAGCGCTCAGGCGCTAGCGGAAACACCGCGTGCTGCCTGGCATGCCCAGATAGGTCACGGTTATGAGCAACTGGCCAGCAACACTGCCTCCTTTGAGCAACTGACCAGTGAGTACTGCGCTGAACCGACTGACGCCGGCCTGCTGGCGGTACAGGAGCAATGGCTGGCGGCATTCAGCAGCTGGCAGGCTGTACGCTTTGTCGATTTTGGCCCGATTGAGCAAAACACCCGAGCGTGGAAGTTTCAGTTCTGGCCCGATCCGAAAAACCTGACTGCGGCCAAGGCGCGCTACTGGTTGGGTGGTGACAAGGCCATTGATGTTGATGCCCTGTCCCGTGACAGCGTGGCCATTCAGGGCTTTCCTGCAGCAGAGTATCTGCTGTTTGACCCGCAGATCACCGAGGGCGAGCGCGCCCTCCCGGCAGAGCGCACCTGCACCCTGCTCACCGCCATCAGCGGCAACCTGAAACACAATGCCGCAGGGCTGAATGCGGACTGGGGCCAGCTGCAATCTCGCTACCTGGAAGTGGCTGACTACAACAACGGCACCCTGACCTCCGCCATGCACGCACTGGAGATCATGGCCGATTGGCGCCTGGCTGCACCGCTGGGCGTGCGTGGCACCGGTAAGCCCAACCCGTATCTGGCAGATGCCTGGCGCAGCGAGCAGTCGCTGGTGACCCTGCGGGCATCGTTACAGGGCTTGGCCGATTACTTCGTGCCGGGCCTCAATCTGCTGATGGCTGAGAACGACGCACCTGAACTGGCTGAACAGTTCAGCAGCCAGCTAAACAAAACCCTCGCACACTTCGACAGTCTGCCAACCGATATCACCCCCCTGCTGGAAACCGAAGAAGGCATCGCCAGTCTGACGGCGCTGTTGGAGGATGTCCGGGCGACTGGCGCCGTACTGACAGGCCCAATTGCCAGCAAGCTGGCCATTGTCCGAGGCTTCAACTCCAGTGATGGAGACTGATTGATGCTCAATCGTCGTGGGTTTATCAAGGCATCGCTGACGGGTGCCTCGATCACGGCGGTAACCGCCTGCAGTCAGCGCCTGCTCACGCCCGCCGCACCCGCACTGGCGCTGGTCAGCGCGGTGGACGACGCCAAGGGTCAACACTACATCAGCGGCGTGGATAGCTGCGGGCAGAAGCGCTTTCAGATCCCGGTCGCCGAGCGGTGCCATGGTGGCTGCCCGCAGCCATATGGTGATCATGTCGTGGTGTTCGCCCGTCGACCCGGGCGGCAGATGCACGTGATCAATACCCGCAGCGGCCAGCTTGAGCGCAGCGTGCATGCCGGTGACGGCTACCACTACTACGGCCACGGTGTTTATAGCCCGGATGCCCGTTTGCTGTACGTGACCATGAACAACTACCAGACCTCAGCTGGCCTGGTACGGGTGTACGATGCCTTTGACGGTTACCGTCAGGTGGCGGACTTCGATCTGGCTGGCATCGGCCCGCATGAGCTGCGGCTGCATCCGGACGGCAACACGCTGGTCGTGGCCCTCGGCGGCATTGAGACACACCCTGACTACGACCGTATCAAGCTCAACCTGGACCGTATGGAACCGGCGCTGATACTGATGGACCGGCACAGCGGAGAGATCACTGCGCGTTACTCGCCCTCTCACCCCCAGCTAAGTTGTCGTCATCTGGATGTCAGTCCGGATGGGGTGGTTATCGCCGGCTACCAATACGAGGGTCCGGAGTGGGAAACGCCTCCCTTAATCGCCAGGCTGGACACCGCGACCGGTGAGTTCTCGGAGCCTGAGTTGCCGCTTGAAGAATTGGCGGGCCTGCGCAATTACACTGCCAGTATCGCTATCAGCCGCCATAGCCCGCTGGCCGTGATCACTGCTCCACTGGGTAATCGGGCCATTATCATCAACTATCGCACTGGCGAGCTGGTGCAGCGCATCGCTGTGCAAGACGTTGCCGGCGCCCTGCCCTACGGTGAGCGCGGTTTTGTGGTGACGTCTGGTCTGGGGGGCGTGTTTCTCCTGTCGGCTGACAGTGATCAGGCCGTGCCGCATGGCAGCTACCCGGTGCGTTGGGATAACCACCTGACACCAGGCCAGTTCGGTGTCGCCTGAGCGCAGTCGTCAGCCTCCTAGGGAAGCACTGATCAATGACACACGCGCTCTGCGAGAGCTCAAGCGTGCAGATGCAAGGCGCGATGTGCAGCCAATAGTGGTTCTATTGGCAAGCAGCACAACGCAGCAGGTGCATGCTTGAGCTCTCGCCCTGCGGGGCGTTCAGTCTGGGCCGCATCCGGCTGGGCCGTACTCTACGTTGTGATTTCTCGACAGGTCCAGACATGCCTGCGAAACCACGCCTTGCTTGCAGCCCAGACTGAGCGCCAGAGGGCATGCGGAATTGATCAGTGCTTCCCTAGAGGCTGGCGACCATCTTCTCGATGCACTGACGAGAGGTATCTGGCAGGTTGGTGAAGTGCATCCCCGTCCAGTACTGCTGACCATTCAAGCTTTGGCGGTTCCACAGGGTTTCGGCATCCAGCAGAAATTCGTGCACGCCGTTCAGGCGCATTGGCAGGTTGACTTGCAGTGCGAAGGAACGAAACAGATCTACCGGCTGGTCGCTCAGCAACATGAGCCCTTCCACATGCAGATCCACCACGCGTCCAAGGTGATCTCCGGTATCTAAATCAAAGACTTCCAGGCTGTTGCTCACGTAATGTCGCTCCAATCTTCTGCGTTCTGTCATGGCATGCTCGTTGTATCGGTAGGCGGCCTGAGGCTGTCACTGCACCTGGGCTTGGGCTGAGTCGCGCGGTGGCGGCGCCACATCATCAGCGCGTCCCTGAACATCAGTGTGCGCCATATGGGTAGTGGCGAAAAGCTATGCTATGCAGCATTTTGTATAACCAATCCACATTTCTTGCAGCGCCCACGTCCTGAGATCAAGCGAAATGTGAACTGCTTCATCTGACCGCGGGTTCGGGGTATGGTGCTGTCATAACACGCGACCAAAGAGGATGCCTTTTTATGCGTTTCAACAAATTTTCACTGCTGCTGATCGGTTGCGCGCTGGCGCAGCTGGTCTCTGCCCACGAATTTGAAGCAGGTGAGCTGCACATCGATCACCCCTGGTCACGGGCACTGCCGCCGGTGGCGCCAACCGGGGCCGCGTACCTGAGCATCAGCAACCATGGCGACAGCGCCGATACGCTGCTCGGCGCGCAGACCGCGGTGGCCGGCAAAGTGGAGATCCATGAGCATGTGCAGGCCGACGGCATGATGAAGATGCAGCGCGTCGAGTCGCTGACCATTGAACCGGGCGCCACGGTGACCTTTGCGCCTGGCAGCTACCATCTGATGCTGTTCCAGCTGAAGCAGCCGCTGGCCGCTGGCGATAGCTATCCAATGACCCTGCAGTTTGCCAACGCTGGCGAGGTGGAGGTGCAGGTCAAGGTGCAAGCTGAAGATGAGGTGTCAGGGGCTGCAGATAACGGACACCAGCATCACTGAGGCCGGTCACCACGGTCCAGCAGATGAAAGCGCGGCAGGGCCAGGTGCCAGCGGATGGCCGCCAGGCGGATAGCCAGCACCACCGCCATGCAAAGCCCTGCCGCGATGTCTTCCTGAACGGGCAGCTGGCTCAGCCCGAGATAACACAGGGAGCCGACAATGCAGGCGGTGGCGTAGATTTCCCTGTGGAAAATCAGCGGGATTTCATTGCAGATGATGTCGCGCATGACGCCGCCGGCAACCCCGGTCATCACGCCCATGATGACTGCCGCACTGACCGGCACCTGGTGAGCTAGCGCCACCTGGGTGCCTATCACCGTAAACACCGCCAGGCCAAAGGCGTCGGCCACCAGCAACCCGAGTTCGTTGATCGGCCGCGTCAGACGTACCCAGCACACTGTACCCAGGGCCGCCAGGGTGGCAACCAGAATATACATATCGTTGCCAATCCAGCTGACCGGATGGTTGCCAAGGATCACATCTCGCAGGGTTCCGCCACCCAATGCGGTGACAATGGCGATGACCAGCACGCCGAACAGGTCCATGGCCTTGCGCCCAGCCATCAAGGCGCCGGTTATGGCAAACACCGCCACGCCAAACAGGTCAAACGCGTAGAACCAGCTCATGCCGAGGACTCCCCAGGCTGGGCCGCGATCAGTCCTCGCGGGTTGGACTGCGCATGGTGACAAACTCTTCGGCAGCGGTCGGATGGATGCCCAGGGTGGCATCAAATACCGCCTTGGTCGCGCCTGCCTTGACCGCCACGGCCAACCCCTGGACGATCTCGCCAGCCTCCGGGCCGACCATATGCACGCCGAGCACCTTATCGCTCTGCTGATCAACAATCAGCTTCATGAAACTCTGCTCTCCCCGCCCGGCCAGCGTGTTGCGCATGGCGCGGAAGCGGCTCTCGAAGATTTTCAGCTTGTGGCCTTTCTTGCGCGCGGCTTCCTCGCTCAGCCCCAGGGTGGCGATGTTGGGAATGCAGAATACCGCGGTCGGAATGTCGTCATAGTCGACTGGACGGTACTCCTCACGCTTGTACAGCCAACGCGCCAGCGCCATCCCCTCCGCCAGTGCCACCGGGGTAAGCTCGACGGTATCGGTTACATCGCCGATGGCATAGATGGAGGGTTCGCTGGTCTGATAGTGCGTGTCCACCTCGATGTTGCCCTTGGCATCCAGCGCCACGGCGGTGTTTTCCAGCCCCAACCCGTCTACATGCGGTCGCCGCCCGGTGGCATAGAGCACCAGATCGGTTTCCAGCTGTTCACCATTGTCGAGGTAGACCTGAAAACTGCCGTCGCTATTGCGCCCGATTTGTGAGACGTCGCTGTTGAAGCGTAGATCAAGCCCCTTGGCGCGCAGTACCTGGGCCATGTGTTCGCGTACGCCCTGATCAAAACCGCGCAGGAACAGATCACCGCGATACAGCTGTGTAGTGTCGCAGCCCAGGCCGTGGAAAATGCCGGCAAATTCGATGGCGATGTAGCCGCCACCGACCACCAATACCCGCTTGGGCAGCTGTTCCAGAAAGAACGCCTCATTCGAGCTGATGACGTGCTCGCTACCGGGAAACTCTGGAACGAACGGCCACCCACCGGTAGCGATCAAAATACGCTCGCTGCGATAGCGCTGCCCGTTTACCTCAACCTCATGCGGGCCAACAATGCGCGCTCGGCCCTCCAGCAATTGCACGCCAGCTGAGGTAAGCAGGTTGTGGTAGATGCCATTCAGACGACTGATTTCGGCGTTTTTGTTGGCAACCAGACGTGGCCAATCGAAGCCTTCGGTATTGAGGTTCCAGCCATAACCGGCGGCATCTTCAATGTCTTCGGCAAAGTGCGCAGCATAGGCCAACAGCTTTTTGGGCACACAGCCAACATTGACGCAGGTCCCCCCCAGGTAACGGTCTTCGGCCACGGCGACCCGCGCGCCGAACCCGGCTGCCATGCGGCTGGCACGCACACCACCGGAACCGGCGCCAATGACGAACAGATCAAAATCGTATTGAGACATGCTGGGGTTTCCTGCGACGCTTGATAAGATAGGGAAGCACTGATTAATTCCGTATGCCCTCTGGCGTTCAGGTTGGGCTGCAATCAAGACGTGGTTTCGACGGCATGTCGGGACCTGTCGAGAAATCACAACGCAGAGTGCGGCCCAACCTGAACGCCCCGTAGGGCGAGGGCGTGTGGAATTAGTCAGCGCTTCCCTAGCATACCGAATCAGATTACCTCGCGCAGCACAGGCTGAGCCACAGGTGCACCTTGTCGGCCCACGCCGATATGCCGGAAACCCAACTCCAGCATGGTCTGCGGGTCGTATTGATTGCGGCCATCGATCAGTAGCGGTGTACGCATGCGCTGGGCCATGAGCCGAAAATCCGGCTGGCGAAACTGCTTCCACTCGGTCAACAGAACAAGCGCCTGGGCATCATTGAGAGCGGCGTAGGGATCATGGAACAGCTGTAGCTGACCGGCGCTGACAGCGCTGGCGTAGTGACGCGCAATGTTGGCCCCGGCTACCGGGTCAAAGGCTTGAACATGGGCGCCGCCGGCCAGTAGCGCATCAAGCAGGGTCAGGCTGGGCGCGTCACGGATATCGTCGGTACCCGGTTTGAAGGCTAGCCCCCAGATGGCCAGGGTGCGTCCCTTGAGGTTGCCAAGCTCGCGCTGCAACATGCGTAATGGCCAGCCTTTTTGCTGCTGGTTGC contains:
- a CDS encoding imelysin family protein, with amino-acid sequence MAARFPLQALALAISTSFLLTACSEGEEPKAPESTAPAAETAPAADAPVEAPAQAASVAPEAVVAHYSDLALAVYEDALSTAKALNEATDALIANPSEETLAAAKAAWLHARVPYQQSEVFRFGNAVVDDWEGQLNAWPLDEGLIDYVKTDDYQHALGNDGANANIIANTELTVGGETMDLSELTPELLASLNEVGGSEANVATGYHAVEFLLWGQDLHGFEAGAGERQATDYAAGDACTNGNCERRGAYLDAVTDLLVNDLQWMVEQWKPGVEGNYRAELTGQAPSAVYQKMLFGMGSLSLGELAGERMKVALEANSYEDEHDCFSDNTHNSHYYNALGIQNVYTGSYKRVDGTELSGASLADLVADAKPELNEALSAQLEASVAALGHMKQTAEKAESPVTFDMMIAPDNTEGAEIINNAIAALVEQTGSIEQVAAVVGVESLEPDDAGHQF
- a CDS encoding dodecin, producing the protein MSNHHVYKKVEVVGSSTESTDDAIRAAIAECGKTVRYMEWFEVKETRGHITDDKVAHFQVVLQIGFRIAGS
- a CDS encoding 6,7-dimethyl-8-ribityllumazine synthase, coding for MQPEVLMNQSKTMTQYDPAQQRIAFIHASWHADIVLRCLDGFREEISQHGYSAEQIDVIAVPGAYEIPLQAKLLAKSGRYAAIACAGLVVDGGIYRHDFVANAVISGLMQVQLETEVPVLTAVLTPHHFHEHAEHQTYYRTHFVTKGRELASAAAAAMQLRWAV
- a CDS encoding PilZ domain-containing protein; this translates as MSNSLEVFDLDTGDHLGRVVDLHVEGLMLLSDQPVDLFRSFALQVNLPMRLNGVHEFLLDAETLWNRQSLNGQQYWTGMHFTNLPDTSRQCIEKMVASL
- a CDS encoding 3-hydroxyacyl-CoA dehydrogenase, with product MSSQLNSLTVLGAGVLGGQIAWHSAYMGKQVVVYDLFEDSLGRCKVAHEQYAEIYLADLGASEQQMEQTRQRLRYSSDLADAVAQADLVIEAVPEIPEVKAQVYREMAALLQPHCLIATNSSTLLPSQFADATGRPAQYCALHFANLIWAMNVAEVMAHADTSEHTLRSIAAFAIEIGMVPIPIQKPQNGYVINSLLVPLLGAAQSLITNGVSTPEMVDRTYMITNRGVALGPFGMMDVIGMKTCYDVLSYWGHQNRDEQTLKNAAYIKEHMIDQGKMGLQTGCGYYSYPNPAYAAPDFLAPPGLDAVDDIVRLTLPRKN
- a CDS encoding imelysin family protein produces the protein MKAKTTLLRLPLVTALTLGLSAQALAETPRAAWHAQIGHGYEQLASNTASFEQLTSEYCAEPTDAGLLAVQEQWLAAFSSWQAVRFVDFGPIEQNTRAWKFQFWPDPKNLTAAKARYWLGGDKAIDVDALSRDSVAIQGFPAAEYLLFDPQITEGERALPAERTCTLLTAISGNLKHNAAGLNADWGQLQSRYLEVADYNNGTLTSAMHALEIMADWRLAAPLGVRGTGKPNPYLADAWRSEQSLVTLRASLQGLADYFVPGLNLLMAENDAPELAEQFSSQLNKTLAHFDSLPTDITPLLETEEGIASLTALLEDVRATGAVLTGPIASKLAIVRGFNSSDGD
- a CDS encoding MFS transporter, whose product is MLVSSSRGIATGLMFFLATCCGVIVANLYYAQPLVGPISASLGMAPQVSGLIVTLTQIGYVIGLLLIVPLADRLENRALISAMVLLLALALLGTALSASAVSFLLCSLVIGVGAVAVQIIVPLSAHLTSPAYRGRVVGNVMGGLMFGIMLARPVSSMITDVLGSWRWVFALSAIVMVVLVLVMQRVLPQRIPTASMGYLALLRSMGRLAISTPVLQRRAFYQAMMFGAFSVFWTTTPLLLAGPQFQLSQSGIALFALAGVAGAISAPVAGRLADHGLTRPATVVAMLSVIVAFAITHLSAPGSGLSLALLVLAAVLLDLGVSGNVVLGQRLIYALGEAERSRLNAIYMATFFVGGALGSAAGAWAYVSGGWLAASVLGGLMPACALLFMWLTDPADAQAQSPAETG
- a CDS encoding DUF1513 domain-containing protein, which translates into the protein MLNRRGFIKASLTGASITAVTACSQRLLTPAAPALALVSAVDDAKGQHYISGVDSCGQKRFQIPVAERCHGGCPQPYGDHVVVFARRPGRQMHVINTRSGQLERSVHAGDGYHYYGHGVYSPDARLLYVTMNNYQTSAGLVRVYDAFDGYRQVADFDLAGIGPHELRLHPDGNTLVVALGGIETHPDYDRIKLNLDRMEPALILMDRHSGEITARYSPSHPQLSCRHLDVSPDGVVIAGYQYEGPEWETPPLIARLDTATGEFSEPELPLEELAGLRNYTASIAISRHSPLAVITAPLGNRAIIINYRTGELVQRIAVQDVAGALPYGERGFVVTSGLGGVFLLSADSDQAVPHGSYPVRWDNHLTPGQFGVA
- a CDS encoding di-heme oxidoreductase family protein: MLYNKFSVSTAVLAVLFTSTFCHAAETSSPLQDTPLTGGAGSVEQHDHNAYSLPQGNLPMTRRLDFSVGNSFFRNPWVVAPSSTDARDGLGPLFNTNSCQGCHLKDGRGHAPASIDTPSVSLFLRLSVPADPERDADFLREHGLVPAPVYGGQLQTSAIPGMKPEADMIVEWEAITQTLADGTEVVMRKPVYRIENPNYGPLPDDLLTSPRVAPPMIGLGLLEAIPEDVLLAAADPDDADGDGISGRANQVWDRMAEKTVLGRFGWKAGQPNVLQQSMDAFAGDMGLTSSVALSTDCTPQQQCERFPNGGVPEVSDKVAGFIEFYATSLAVPTRRDMDSPEVQRGAELFNQIGCAACHTPTYTTGQHERSDLNEQVIWPYTDLLLHDMGPGLADGRDEFLADGTEWRTPPLWGLGLTKTVNPLAGFLHDGRAETVEHAILWHDGEARAAADEYRLLPANEREALLRFLNSL